The Fusarium falciforme chromosome 10, complete sequence DNA segment ACTGCTTCAAGGGCGTTGACCTTCGCCGTACAGAGATTGTCTGTATGTGCTGGGCCATGCAAAACCTTAGCGGTAACTCATTCTCCAACTATTCGACGTACTTCTTGGAACAGGCTGGACTGTCGACGAGGCATGCCTACTCCTTTGCACTTGGTCAATATGCCATCAACATGGTTGGTGTGTTTGGTGCCTGGGCGTTGATGACTGCCGGAGTCGGCCGCAGGACTCTGTACCTGTATGGTCTTTGTGGCTTGTTCTCGATGCTCCTCATTCTTGGCTTCCTGGGTGTTGTGCCCGAGTCCAGCAGAGATAAGGCGTCATTGGCGACCGGAAGCATCATGATTGTTTGGGCTCTTTGCTACCAGCTGTCTGTTGGTACTGTCTGTTATTCTTTGGTCGGCGAGCTGTCATCGCGACGACTTCAGATCAAGACTGTTGCCCTCGGTCGAATCCTTTAGTAAGTTGTCTGTTCTTTTCCGAAACACCGTGCTAACCTGTTCAGCAACATCGTCAGCATCATTAATGCCGTCCTGGTTCCTTACATGCTCAATCCCACTGCTTGGGACTGGGGCAACTTTGCTGGTTTCTTCTGGGTAAGTTTGCGTCCTTTGCAGCATTTCTTTACTAACAGATAAGGCCGGTATTTGCTTCCTTTGCATTGTCTACACCTTCTTCCGACTGCCTGAGCCTAATGGCCGGTCCTTCGCCGAGCTGGATGTGCTGTTTGAGAAGCGTATCAGCGCCAGAAAGTTTGCCTCAACTGAGGTGGATGTGTTCCATGAGGTGGTGGAAGAAAAGGTCATGGATCAGTATGAAAAGGCTGAGGAGAGGATTGAGAGGGCGGATGATAAAGCTTGAGCCATGCAAATCGACCAGTTGGTGTAGATCGTTACATGAGCGGTCTTCTGACTCAATTATCCCATCAaaggccgggcttcaactagatcaaagaacacaatatTGTTACATGAGCAATGGTTAATGATCAATTGAGGAATTGCAAGTGGTAACTCTTATTACGCAACTAGTGGACTCTCAACAGCGATACCGTCTTTAAATGAAATTTCGAGACCTTCAGGAGTCTTTCCAGTTCCCTTCCATGTCTTGAATAGTCCCTTATCTGATTGTCCAAACACTGGGTCATACTTCGGCTTCGGAACCGACCAAGACTTTTCAAAATTTCCTCCACTCTGAACAAAGTCCCAGTCGCCACCATTATACGCTCCCATCATGGTGTAGCCAGACAGTTTAATCTCCGACAAGGCTTTTCTAGGGTCGTCGGCTTCGATGCCGTGGGCACCGCCAGGACTCAACAGCTTAAAGCCATCGTCGGGTTTGACATTGTATGTCTTGTGAGCCACGCCGGCAGGTATAACGAATACATCGCCAGCCTCTGCTTGCAACTCAATGCCACCCTCTTCCCACGCAGATCCGTATGTATTCTCCTTCATATCCTCCGAGGTATCGGCAACTCCGAATCGAATTGTGGCAGTACCGGAGAGAACTGCCATACACTCGTGTGCTTGAGAGTGAAAGTGCGACAGTTGAGTTGCTCCGTAGCGGAATATCCACGAGACCTTCCATTCGTTTTTGGTAAACAAGTCCCAGACCTCTGTCGGGTCGCAGTGGGAAGTATCAGGTCGCTTCGTCAAAACATTCTTGTATTGGAGGAGAGGTCGTGGTGAGTTTGGGACGAGGTCCGTCGGGAAGAGATGGTACTTATGGACTTGAGCCATGGTTTTGCGTTTGGATGCAGAAGGATGAAATACAAGTGATGATAAGGCGAGGTGTTGGCTTCATATAAAAGATCGGTAACAGATCCGACTCGGCATCACTATCCGTACCCCGCACGTCATGACGGTTCCGATAGTATATCAATGAAGCCAATCAGTGAGCGCCAATGAATTGAGGAAACAAATTCCGACTTAGATAGGGATGCTGAGCCGAGATGAAGCTCAAGTTGATCCGAAGGTTGAACGAAAGCATGTTGGATAGAATGGGATTCAAGACTCTCAGATGTTCACCACGTTGATAATAGTGGGCGTTAGAGTACGCATCTGAGATTACAGTGACATGCTTCAACGAGGTCCTCTGTCGGAAGCAAGGAGCAAGAGGGACGGTCTGCCCAGAGAGAAACAAAGGTAACGAGAAGTGGTTGGTCGATAGCAAAATCCAAATTTTTATCGCCGCGAAGTAACGATTGACTCGCTTTCGTAATTTTGGTGACGCTtccaaaagaagccatcagccacattAACAAAGACACATTGATTGGCACATGCCAGCATGAAACGGTGAAACTCCAATTGGAAACACTATAACCTAGAATAACCTACTATGGCTGGCAAAAGATTAACGGCTTACACACAAATGAACGAGGCGGCGagtcttggtgttgctgtCTATAATTCTTCTCTAGCATCCTTGTCATAGATGCGCCTGTCTTTGGACAAGTAATGTCTGATTATTGCCAAACTTACCTAGTATATATCTACAAAACGTAAAGCCTGGCACGTATGTTTCAATCAAATACTCCGCAATTCTTCGCTTAATCCGCTGGGTTACTCTATATGGTGATTAGATAAGTGACATTCATCAACAATAATCCCTCAACTTGGCATCTAATACATTGTCTACAGACATGGGCTGCTTTCTACTCGTACCACTGAGTCAACTGACAGGGGCGAGTCAAATCCGATTCGCGCTAGAGGTTCTTGCTGTTGCTATCTACAAGGGTACGAGAAACACGCAGAAACGACAGTGCCGGGTTACATGCATCATACTGCAACCCCATCCCGTACGAAC contains these protein-coding regions:
- a CDS encoding Cupin type-1 domain-containing protein gives rise to the protein MAQVHKYHLFPTDLVPNSPRPLLQYKNVLTKRPDTSHCDPTEVWDLFTKNEWKVSWIFRYGATQLSHFHSQAHECMAVLSGTATIRFGVADTSEDMKENTYGSAWEEGGIELQAEAGDVFVIPAGVAHKTYNVKPDDGFKLLSPGGAHGIEADDPRKALSEIKLSGYTMMGAYNGGDWDFVQSGGNFEKSWSVPKPKYDPVFGQSDKGLFKTWKGTGKTPEGLEISFKDGIAVESPLVA